From Pelotomaculum schinkii, the proteins below share one genomic window:
- a CDS encoding tRNA threonylcarbamoyladenosine dehydratase: protein MLHEFSRTEMLIGTEGLNKLKQSTVAVFGVGGVGTFVVEGLVRSGVGGFVLVDDDCVCLTNINRQIHATRKTIGRPKVEVMKERILEINPKAGVEVYQELYTAESADKLLSAGYSYVVDAIDMVTAKLDLIERCFKMNIPIISSMGAGNKLNPTQFEAADIFDTSVCPLARVIRRELRKRGITALKVVYSKEPPIQPLQTGGDCSTDCICPNKGMNRSCADRRSIPGSVSFVPSVAGLIIASEVVKDIIAR, encoded by the coding sequence GTGCTCCATGAGTTTTCCAGAACAGAAATGCTTATCGGTACGGAAGGTTTAAATAAACTAAAACAAAGCACAGTGGCGGTATTCGGCGTCGGTGGCGTGGGGACCTTTGTTGTTGAAGGACTGGTCCGCAGTGGTGTTGGCGGGTTTGTCCTGGTGGACGACGATTGTGTCTGCCTGACCAACATCAACCGCCAGATCCATGCCACCAGAAAAACCATAGGCCGGCCCAAGGTTGAGGTAATGAAGGAAAGGATCCTGGAAATAAACCCGAAGGCCGGGGTAGAGGTTTACCAAGAACTGTATACCGCCGAAAGCGCCGATAAGCTTCTTTCTGCCGGCTACAGCTATGTGGTTGACGCTATTGATATGGTTACAGCTAAACTGGACCTCATTGAAAGATGCTTTAAAATGAACATTCCCATTATTAGCAGTATGGGAGCAGGCAATAAGCTTAATCCGACCCAGTTTGAGGCGGCCGATATCTTCGACACCAGTGTGTGTCCGCTGGCGCGGGTAATCAGACGGGAACTGAGAAAACGCGGCATTACCGCGCTGAAAGTAGTATATTCAAAAGAACCTCCCATTCAGCCTTTACAAACAGGGGGAGATTGTAGTACCGACTGTATCTGTCCAAATAAAGGCATGAACAGGTCCTGCGCTGACAGAAGAAGCATTCCCGGCAGCGTGTCTTTTGTTCCTTCGGTGGCCGGCTTAATTATTGCTTCGGAAGTAGTAAAGGATATTATTGCCAGGTAA